One window of the Halobacillus litoralis genome contains the following:
- a CDS encoding LLM class flavin-dependent oxidoreductase produces MTKTKEKQLHLGVLLYGCGHHQAAWLMPDSSVERIGDISYYQSLAQLAEKGYFDAVFFADNQSFPGKDSSNMPAFWFDPVVNLTAISQVTNHVGLVSTISSTFSNPFTASRQLLSLDHITKGRVGWNLVTSMNDLEALNHSMEELPSHDKRYEKADEFAALMNKLFLSWDSNEFLYNREERKLINSSNIQPFNHDGTYFKVYGPSTTPESPQGKPVSMQAGASKQGIALAAKYADAVYSVSWNLKQAKKFRERLDEQVKQSEDSNRHIKVFPGLVTYVGHTHEEALAEKAALDEQLPLETSLKQLSYFIQQDCSYWEMAKEVPQLPPVEEFTGPVGRYETILEIINDTQPTVRELLGYLNAGGGHHTLIGTPEEIVDQMEVWFEAGVADGFNLMPPTLPGSLEDFVELIVPEMQKRGIFRKKYEGHTFREHLGLT; encoded by the coding sequence ATGACAAAAACTAAAGAAAAACAACTACACTTAGGTGTTTTGCTGTATGGTTGCGGGCACCATCAAGCTGCTTGGTTAATGCCTGACTCAAGCGTTGAACGTATTGGAGACATTTCTTATTATCAATCTTTAGCACAGTTAGCAGAAAAAGGTTATTTTGACGCTGTATTCTTTGCTGATAATCAATCATTTCCAGGTAAAGATTCTAGTAATATGCCAGCATTTTGGTTTGATCCAGTAGTCAATTTAACTGCTATTTCTCAAGTGACAAATCACGTGGGATTAGTTTCAACAATTTCAAGTACTTTTTCTAATCCTTTCACAGCTTCACGACAACTATTAAGTTTAGATCATATTACAAAAGGACGTGTTGGTTGGAATCTCGTTACGTCAATGAATGATTTAGAGGCGTTAAATCATAGTATGGAAGAACTACCTTCTCATGACAAACGCTATGAAAAGGCAGATGAATTCGCTGCCTTAATGAATAAGTTATTTCTTTCATGGGACAGTAATGAGTTTCTATATAACCGAGAAGAAAGAAAATTGATAAATTCTTCAAACATTCAGCCTTTTAATCACGATGGTACTTATTTTAAAGTGTATGGCCCATCCACTACGCCAGAAAGTCCGCAAGGCAAACCAGTGTCAATGCAAGCAGGGGCATCTAAACAAGGCATTGCATTAGCCGCAAAATATGCCGATGCAGTCTATTCAGTGTCGTGGAACTTAAAGCAAGCAAAAAAATTTCGTGAAAGATTAGATGAACAAGTTAAACAAAGCGAAGACAGCAATAGACATATTAAAGTATTTCCAGGCTTAGTAACCTATGTAGGTCATACTCATGAAGAAGCTTTAGCTGAAAAAGCAGCATTAGATGAGCAATTACCTCTTGAAACATCTTTAAAACAGTTGAGTTACTTTATCCAACAAGACTGTTCTTATTGGGAAATGGCCAAAGAAGTACCTCAATTACCTCCAGTAGAAGAATTTACTGGTCCAGTTGGACGCTACGAAACGATCCTGGAAATTATTAATGATACACAACCTACAGTAAGAGAATTATTAGGATATCTCAATGCAGGCGGTGGACATCACACGCTGATAGGTACACCCGAAGAAATTGTGGATCAGATGGAAGTGTGGTTTGAAGCTGGTGTGGCTGACGGATTTAATCTTATGCCTCCTACATTACCAGGTAGTTTAGAGGACTTTGTTGAACTAATTGTTCCTGAAATGCAAAAAAGAGGTATTTTCAGAAAGAAATATGAAGGTCATACCTTCCGTGAACATTTAGGATTAACATAA